AGGCCGCGCTCGTGCATCGCGCGGACGATGCCGAAGAACCCGGGGTCGCCGGACGCGAGCACCACTGCGTCTCCGTCGTGCTTGCCGAGCTCGTCGAGCGCGTCCCCGACGTTGCCGAGCACGACGGTACGCGCGGCGGACGGAACGTCCACCGCGTCCAGGTGCCGGCGCCCGCCGACGACGAGCGTCGCTGTGGCGAGCGCGTCCGTGACGGCGGCGGACAGTGCGGAGCCGTCCAGCCCGATGACGGTGATCATGCGGCGTTCACCCACTCCGGGCGGGTAGCGGCGACGACGGTGGCACCGGTGAAGTCGACCATCGCTACGTCGGCGTCGTACTGGCCCTGGCCGGCGCGTTCCAGCACCGAGCACACCCGGGCGCAGATCAGGTCGCCCACCTGGCGTAGCACGCCGTCGCGCTCCCAGATCTCGTACGCGTGCCTGCCGGTGTTCGCTGTCGCGACGTCCGCCACCGTCGAGGCGTCCGCACCGGCGGCCTCGGTGAGCGCGGCGAGCTGGCCGACGTCGACCTTCGACCTGGTGTAGTGCGTCATCAGCACGCCGGCGGAGAGCTTGGCCAGCTTGCCCGCCATGCCGACGAACACCACCCGCTCCACGCCGACGGAGCAGGCGCGCCGTAGCGCGGCGCCGGTGAAGTCGCCGACCTCGACGAAGCACACCTCGGCCAACTCGGGCAGCAGCTGCATCGCGCCGCGCTCTGTGCGCCCGCCGGTACACAGCACCACCGTGCGCTCGCCCTGTCCCGCGAGCACGGAGACCGCCTGCTCGACGCTCGCCCGCCACGACGCCGTGGAGAACGGCCGCACGATCCCCGTGGTGCCGAGGATGGAGATGCCGCCGAGGATGCCGAGCCGCCGGTTGGTGGTCTTGCGCGCCATCCGCTCGCCGTCCGGCACAGAGATGACCACCCGCGCCCCGCGCCGGCCGAGGTCGACGACCTCGCCGACGGCCTTCGTGATCATCTCCCGCGGCGGCCCGGTGATGGACGGCTCGCCGACGGGGATGCCCAGACCTGGTTTGGTGACGATGCCGACACCTTCACCGCCGTCGAGCCCTACGCCCGGCTCGTCGCGCCACGAAACCGTCGCCGTCAGATGCGCGCCGTGCGTGACGTCCGGGTCGTCGCCGGCGTCCTTCACCACGACGGCCGTCGCGCGGCGGTGGTCGTACTCGCAGGAATGTACGTCGAAACGCACCCGCTGCCCGACGGGGATCGCGACCTCCACCTCCTGCTGCGCGCACTGGTCGCGCAGCGCGGTGGTCGCCGCCTTCGCCGCCGCCGACGCACACGTGCCGGTCGTCCAGCCGGTGCGCAGGGCGCGCTTCTTCACCTTCGCCGTACGCGGCAGGTCGGGCTCGCGCAGCTCGGGCTCTGGCGGTTCGGTCATGGCGTCTTGCTCTCCCGCAGGGCACGGCGGGCGGCGCGGTCGGCCTTGCGGTAGCCGTGGAAGTGGCCGGGGTGGTAGAGGTGCGACCTGGTGCCGGTCGCGTCCAGCGCACGGCCGACGAGGAACAGCGTGTGCTTCCAGAGCTTGTGCTCCTTGACCGTGCGTTCGAGCGAGTCGACCGTACATTGGACGATCAGCTCCTCCGGCCAGGTCGCCTGGTACGCGATGACCACAGGGGTGTCCGGCGGGTAGCCGCCGTCGAGCAGCTCCTGCCGCAGCTGCCCGGACCGCGCGGCGCCGAGGAACACCGCCATGGTGGTGCCGTGCCTGGCGAACTCGCGCACCTCCTCGCGCGGCGGCATCGGTGTCTTGCCGCCGCCGAGCCTGGTCAGCACCACCGACTGCGCGACCTCGGGCACGGTCAGCTCCCGGTCGACGATCGCCGCCACGGCGGAGAACGCGCTGACGCCGGG
Above is a window of Streptosporangiales bacterium DNA encoding:
- a CDS encoding cobalt-precorrin-5B (C(1))-methyltransferase — its product is MTEPPEPELREPDLPRTAKVKKRALRTGWTTGTCASAAAKAATTALRDQCAQQEVEVAIPVGQRVRFDVHSCEYDHRRATAVVVKDAGDDPDVTHGAHLTATVSWRDEPGVGLDGGEGVGIVTKPGLGIPVGEPSITGPPREMITKAVGEVVDLGRRGARVVISVPDGERMARKTTNRRLGILGGISILGTTGIVRPFSTASWRASVEQAVSVLAGQGERTVVLCTGGRTERGAMQLLPELAEVCFVEVGDFTGAALRRACSVGVERVVFVGMAGKLAKLSAGVLMTHYTRSKVDVGQLAALTEAAGADASTVADVATANTGRHAYEIWERDGVLRQVGDLICARVCSVLERAGQGQYDADVAMVDFTGATVVAATRPEWVNAA
- the cobM gene encoding precorrin-4 C(11)-methyltransferase, whose protein sequence is MSAKVWFVGAGPGAADLLTLRAARVIAEADIVVWAASLVHADVLEHAKADAEIIDSAGLPLEDVRNLYVRAKTDGLVVARIHSGDPALWGAVQEQRETCDELGIEHETIPGVSAFSAVAAIVDRELTVPEVAQSVVLTRLGGGKTPMPPREEVREFARHGTTMAVFLGAARSGQLRQELLDGGYPPDTPVVIAYQATWPEELIVQCTVDSLERTVKEHKLWKHTLFLVGRALDATGTRSHLYHPGHFHGYRKADRAARRALRESKTP